A region of Rhizobium grahamii DNA encodes the following proteins:
- a CDS encoding outer membrane beta-barrel protein, with product MAHWRNTSSLTPLRAASIAVSAVVCCLVLQPGYAEAQSTQTARAASSAPAAPLSPIGDDSANTDDASVPKAATADDDADATDTTAAKTAGDQRVSDETTGSILDEDMLRLNTREPALDDRLPKRKAESYVSTEETPGIRVGTFVLRPTVTQSVNVETKRDGGVKQTRGFLETDFLATLTSDWALHQLTVTTQGAWQQNFSGEGEEQPDFRLNGDLRLDLPEDTTAHLTGGYRFYREDTDDPNAVQDADKQSDVQEFSAGASIERDFGILRGSTGIDLTRTIYSDATLSDGTTVNLSDRNQTSGTLRGRIGYEVSPALIPFIEANVGKTVYDDTVDSAGYNRSGQSYGAKVGVEVDMGEKLRGEVGIGYEVATFDDDRLSDIDAGVVDAHLLWSPLRGTDVDFGLQTSIQPSTTAGESGYVSHALTTTVTHQLRDNLVGTFLGGITLRDYPSDSSTNDETVYTTSAGLTWNINRYLDLTTAIGYEVTSRKTSADSQQLRAGVGLKLKR from the coding sequence ATGGCCCATTGGAGAAACACGAGCAGTCTGACGCCGCTCCGCGCGGCGAGCATTGCCGTGTCGGCAGTCGTATGCTGCCTTGTGCTCCAGCCGGGTTACGCTGAGGCACAGTCCACCCAGACGGCGCGCGCGGCGTCAAGCGCACCGGCCGCGCCGCTTTCGCCGATCGGCGACGACAGCGCCAATACCGACGATGCTTCCGTGCCCAAGGCAGCAACCGCTGACGACGACGCTGATGCCACGGATACAACGGCGGCGAAAACGGCAGGCGACCAGCGGGTGAGCGACGAGACGACGGGCTCGATCCTTGATGAGGACATGCTGCGTCTCAACACGCGCGAACCGGCTCTCGACGATCGCCTGCCCAAACGCAAAGCGGAATCCTACGTTTCGACCGAGGAAACGCCGGGGATCCGCGTCGGCACGTTCGTGCTGCGCCCGACGGTAACACAGAGCGTCAACGTCGAGACGAAGCGGGATGGCGGCGTCAAGCAGACGCGCGGCTTCCTCGAAACCGATTTTCTCGCCACCCTCACATCCGACTGGGCCCTGCACCAGCTGACGGTCACCACGCAGGGCGCCTGGCAGCAGAATTTCAGCGGCGAAGGCGAAGAGCAGCCGGACTTCAGGCTCAATGGCGATCTGCGCCTCGACCTGCCTGAGGATACCACCGCGCATCTGACCGGCGGTTACCGCTTCTACCGCGAGGATACCGACGATCCGAACGCCGTCCAGGATGCCGACAAGCAGTCCGATGTGCAGGAATTCTCGGCCGGCGCCTCCATCGAGCGCGACTTCGGCATCCTGCGCGGCAGCACCGGCATCGACCTGACGCGGACGATCTATTCGGACGCGACGCTGAGCGACGGCACGACCGTCAACCTCAGCGACCGCAACCAGACGAGCGGCACGCTTCGTGGCCGCATCGGCTATGAAGTGTCGCCGGCCCTCATTCCCTTCATCGAGGCGAACGTCGGCAAGACGGTCTACGACGATACGGTCGACAGCGCCGGCTATAACCGCTCCGGCCAATCCTACGGCGCCAAGGTCGGCGTCGAAGTCGACATGGGTGAGAAACTGCGCGGCGAGGTCGGGATCGGCTATGAGGTCGCAACCTTCGACGACGATCGGCTGTCGGATATCGACGCCGGCGTTGTCGATGCCCATCTCCTGTGGTCGCCGTTGCGCGGCACGGATGTCGATTTCGGCTTGCAGACCAGCATCCAGCCTTCCACGACGGCAGGCGAGTCGGGCTACGTTTCACATGCCCTGACGACGACGGTCACGCACCAGTTGCGCGACAATCTGGTCGGAACGTTCCTCGGCGGCATCACCTTGCGCGACTATCCTTCGGACAGCTCGACCAACGACGAGACAGTCTATACGACGAGCGCCGGCCTGACCTGGAACATCAATCGCTACCTCGATCTGACCACGGCGATCGGCTACGAAGTGACCTCCAGAAAAACAAGCGCCGACTCGCAGCAACTGCGAGCCGGCGTCGGTCTCAAACTGAAACGCTGA
- the galU gene encoding UTP--glucose-1-phosphate uridylyltransferase GalU codes for MAEHKKVRKAVFPVAGLGTRFLPATKAVPKEMLTVVDKPIIQYVVDEALEAGIEHFVFVTGRNKHIIEDYFDIHFELEQTLRERSKKAEMTLLAGQLPKAGTVSFTRQQEPLGLGHAVWCAREIVGHEPFALLLPDMIMKSEGKGCMKGMIDLYAQSGGNIIAVEECEPEQAHKYGIVGVGEAIGDGFRINSMVEKPAKGTAPSNFFINGRYILQPEVFKILETQERGAGNEIQLTDGMLKLLKDQDFAGYHFKGTTYDCGAKDGFILANVAFALERADIRPTVEEGFKALLKTL; via the coding sequence GTGGCAGAGCATAAGAAAGTTCGCAAAGCTGTATTTCCGGTCGCAGGTCTGGGGACTCGCTTCCTTCCGGCCACCAAGGCGGTTCCGAAGGAGATGCTGACGGTCGTCGATAAGCCGATCATTCAGTACGTCGTTGACGAGGCTCTCGAGGCTGGGATCGAACATTTCGTTTTCGTCACGGGCCGTAACAAGCACATCATCGAAGACTACTTCGACATCCATTTCGAGCTTGAGCAGACCCTGCGCGAGCGCAGCAAGAAGGCGGAAATGACGCTGCTTGCCGGCCAGCTTCCCAAGGCCGGTACCGTCAGCTTCACCCGCCAGCAGGAACCGCTCGGCCTCGGGCATGCGGTCTGGTGCGCACGCGAGATCGTCGGCCATGAGCCTTTCGCCCTGCTGCTTCCTGACATGATCATGAAGAGCGAAGGCAAGGGCTGCATGAAGGGGATGATCGACCTTTATGCGCAGAGTGGCGGCAACATCATCGCCGTCGAGGAATGCGAACCCGAGCAGGCGCACAAGTATGGTATCGTCGGCGTTGGTGAAGCCATTGGCGACGGTTTCCGCATCAACAGCATGGTCGAGAAGCCGGCGAAGGGCACTGCACCTTCCAACTTCTTCATCAACGGTCGCTATATCCTGCAGCCCGAGGTCTTCAAGATCCTCGAGACCCAGGAGCGCGGCGCCGGCAACGAGATCCAGCTCACGGACGGCATGCTGAAGCTGCTGAAGGACCAGGATTTCGCCGGTTACCACTTCAAGGGCACGACCTACGACTGCGGCGCCAAGGATGGCTTCATCCTCGCCAACGTCGCCTTCGCGCTGGAGCGTGCGGACATTCGTCCGACCGTCGAAGAAGGCTTCAAGGCACTCCTGAAGACTCTCTGA